TCCGTGCAGCATGCGTTGTTGCGCCATGGTGATGTAGAGGCGTTTGCGGGCGCGGGTGATGGCGACGTACATGAGGCGGCGTTCTTCTTCGAGGCCGCCGCGTTCGGCAAGGCTCATTTCGCTGGGGAAGCGGCCTTCTTCCATGCCGGTGAGGAAGACGGCGTTAAATTCCAAGCCTTTGGAGGCGTGGACGGTCATGAGTTGGACGGCTTTTTCGCCTGCGCCTGCTTGGTTTTCGCCGGATTCGAGGGCGGCATTGCTCAAGAAAGCGAGGATGGGGAAGGCGGGGTCGTCTGAAATGTTTTCGGGCAGGGTTTCAAAGTTGCTGTCTTCGGGTTTGAACTCGATGGCGGCGTTGACGAGTTCGTCGAGGTTGTCGAGGCGGTCTTGGTTGTCGCCTTTTTGGGTTTTGTAGTGTTCGGTCAGGCCGCTGTCTTTGAGGATGCCGACGATGATTTCGGACAGGGGCATTTGTCCGACTTGGTTGCGCAGGGCTTCAATGAGGCGGACGAAGGCGACGATTTTGGTGGCTTTTGCGCCGGAGTTGCAGGCTGCCTGCCAGAGGGTGATGCCTTGTTCGTTTGAGGCCGTCTGAAGGTTTTCAATGGTGCGTGCGCCGATGCCGCGCGGTGGGAAGTTAATGACGCGTAAGAGGGCGTTGTCGTCGTCGGGATTGACGGCGAGGCGTAGGTAGGCGAGCGCGTGTTTGATTTCTTGGCGTTCGTAAAAGCGCAGGCCGCCGTAGATTTTGTAGGGGATACCGCTGCGGAACAGGCTTTGTTCGATGACGCGCGATTGGGCGTTACTGCGGTAGAGGACGGCGATTTCGTCCAAATCCCAGCCTTCGCGTTCGAGGGCTTTGGTTTCGTCAACGATGAATTGGGCTTCTTCGAGGTCGGTAAAGGCGGAGTAGTAGCGGATTTTGTCGCCTGCTTCGGCGTCGGTGCGCAGGTTTTTGCCGAGGCGTTCGTCGTTGTTTTCGATGACGGCGTTGGCGGCGGCGAGGATGTTGCCGACGGAGCGGTAGTTTTGTTCGAGTTTGACGGGCGCGTCGATGTGGAATTCTTCCATCAGCGCGGTCATGTTGCCGACGTTTGCGCCGCGGAATCGATAGATGCTTTGGTCGTCGTCGCCGACGGCAAAGACGGCGGCGTGGTTGCCGGCAATCAGTTTCAGCCAGGCGTATTGCAGCTTGTTGGTGTCTTGGAACTCG
Above is a genomic segment from Neisseria subflava containing:
- the uvrD gene encoding DNA helicase II: MFPNESAPNLLQGLNPEQLSAVTWPPQSALVLAGAGSGKTRVLTTRIAWLLQSGQASVHSIMAVTFTNKAAKEMQTRLGAMIPVNVRAMWLGTFHGLCHRFLRLHHRDAGLPSSFQILDSGDQLSLIKRLLKSLNIAEEIIAPRSLQGFINAQKESGLRASVLSAPDPHTRRMIECYAEYDKICQREGVVDFAELMLRSYEMLQNNEILRQHYQNRFNHILVDEFQDTNKLQYAWLKLIAGNHAAVFAVGDDDQSIYRFRGANVGNMTALMEEFHIDAPVKLEQNYRSVGNILAAANAVIENNDERLGKNLRTDAEAGDKIRYYSAFTDLEEAQFIVDETKALEREGWDLDEIAVLYRSNAQSRVIEQSLFRSGIPYKIYGGLRFYERQEIKHALAYLRLAVNPDDDNALLRVINFPPRGIGARTIENLQTASNEQGITLWQAACNSGAKATKIVAFVRLIEALRNQVGQMPLSEIIVGILKDSGLTEHYKTQKGDNQDRLDNLDELVNAAIEFKPEDSNFETLPENISDDPAFPILAFLSNAALESGENQAGAGEKAVQLMTVHASKGLEFNAVFLTGMEEGRFPSEMSLAERGGLEEERRLMYVAITRARKRLYITMAQQRMLHGQTQFGIVSRFVEEIPPEVLHYLSVKKPTYDSYGNTRQTATFKDKIIEDFKQPQTYAGFRIGQNVRHAKFGTGVIIDAVDKGESARLTINFGKQGVKELDTKFAKLEEM